The Mastacembelus armatus chromosome 13, fMasArm1.2, whole genome shotgun sequence DNA segment CACGTCACAGCATCGCCCCCTAGAGGCTCAACTTGTTATGACACCTTTTCTTCACAAGCATCCTGATGTTTACCCAGTTAAAATGtcctgttgccatggtaacatgCTCTAATGTGTGACATGTCTAACATATCTAACAGCAGCAGTCAGGGCATTATTTTCAGGCACCTGCTGCATAGCTGGAAACAGGTGAAGATGTGGCTCTCGGACCCAAAGTGCTGGACTGATGGCGTTGTTCAGCTCAGTGACAGTTTCTACAGCTCGATTCTCTCCCAACAGAAAACGTCCGGTAACTGTTTTACTGAGTCTAAACAGGCTGAAAACTAAAAAGGCTGCGTTAGTGTGAAGTATTGGTTTCTGTCTGACACTTCAGAACCTCAGAGctgagaggagacaggagacaaaCTTCAAACGCAGAAACATCTATGCAGTTTTACCTTCCACCCCTCGCAACAGCACAGAAACTGAAATAGTGAAAGAGAAGATGATCATGGAGCGCTGCTACAGCTGACGTTAGCCaacctcctgcagctgctgaggacAGTTTCTGCCTGAAAAccttttttcttaaaacaaattTACAAGGTGATCAAAGTTTTCAAGCCAAAATATATGAACTCCTTACGTCCTGAGGAAAAGataaaagctgaaaacaaacagcgGCTTTAGGTACACTGCATGGTCAGCAGTACGCTTGTCTATTCTGTTTCAACAAGGCACAAAGAGGATACATCAACAAATGGCCCGGTCTGGTATGGAACAACTGGACTGGGCTGAGCCACATCACTAACATCAGTGTGCAGGACTGATGTCCTACTGTGAGAAGACTCATGTTGAAGCTGATCCTGAACAAGGAGCTGGTGGGGCAGCATGACCCGCTCAGCGAGGAGGATTTCTTGGCTTCTCACTATAACAGACACCACAGAGCAGGGGGCAGAAGGTGATGAAGGACTTCCAGTTGACTCTGGAGCAGAGGCTGGTAGATCATCAGGTTGATGACCACGTCACCATCATACAACTGTCAAATCATGAAAAACCTCTTCCACAGTGAGGAACTGATATTGTCCATTTTATGAAATAGTAAGCCGAATACCTTCATTGTACGCTGCcgggaaaacaaaacaagcaacaatGAAGGTGTCAGGACACTCTTATTTTTAGTcgttttgacattttaatcatTAACAATGAGGTGCAGCACTAATTCAACTATCCACAAACTTTTGGCGATTTAATATAAACTAAACAAAAGAGGTGGAAGACTCCTGTTGGAACttctcagtttctctctgaACTGTTTACATTGACCATTAATGAAatacaggaggaggaggtgaaaagAGCGACTGATCTGAGAGCTGCAGGTGGAGGTGATGGTAGAGAGACATCGGGACACaatgtaagagagagagagagggttcAGCTGCTCAGAGTGGAGAACATTTTTGTCAGGGTGGTCTGTTTAGCGCCTGTTTTGGATGAGCTGGGGGTGGTTGAGGGGCTCTCTGTCATGTTTAAGGATGAAGCAAGAGATGGTGAAGAGATGGTGGAGGACTTCGTAGTCTTCTTGGCGCCTCTAATCGGGGTGTTGCTGCTTGTCTCCACCTTTCCTCCTCGGTTCTGTCGGAGCAGGTAGGCGTCGGCAGAACCTTTGCGCCTGTCAGTGGCTCTCAGTTTATCCTCCTGGTCCAGCTCCTTCTGCAGGAGCAAAGCGAGTCGCcggtcctcctcttcctgctgccatctgctgaGCAGCTCTGCGTCCTGCTCAGTCATCCCCTGCATGGACAATAGCCCCACctccacagaggaggaggaggatgcagaggaagagggagatgGTAGAGAGTGACAGCCTCGTTTAGTGATCTTCACCCCCTCCTCCATCTTCTCCAGCTCTGAGCTTTTCCTCTTGGCTGACGAAGGTTCCCCATCACTGATCACATGACTCCTGTGAGTCTGGTCGTCCACAGAGgctggatggagggatggaggctGGTGTCTGTTTGTGGGAGGTCTGTAATAATCCAGTTTAGACAGAGGTGACTCTACCTGAGAGAAGAGGACGTTCTCCTGAAACAACATCACATTGAACAGTCAGCTCAGTGTGTTGACTGTTTGTGTCAAACCAACgtcaaaacattttctcaacttCATCCAACACTTGAACATTCACTGAAGCTCTTTTCTGAGTCTGATGTTCAGATTGATCCCAGTCTCACGTCTACACTCGATATGAAGCAACAGCATAAGGCTAGTTAGCACGAAGACAGGACCCTAACCTGGTTAACACTGATTAACATGATAGATCTGCTTTGCATAATCTGAATACATCACAAgactaaaaaacacaaatgagttTTAAAGTAGTGCCAGACTGTTTGTAAGTTGACAggtgtgtattttatgtttgtgtgtgtgggagtgtgtgtgcagatctGTGTGTGCGATTTGCAGGTGTTATTGAACTCTTCTGCTGCTGAACTCTGTGAGCCATCATTAGACCTTGTGCCTTTGCTGCGGCACCAAAATGAGCTCAGGTGTTTGAACCAGGACATGAAGTCCAGGAACTCTCCGTAGATTCAGTCTGTGCTGAGACACAGCTCAggagtgttcccaggagcacagtggcctcagtcCGTGTGAAATGGAAGTCTAGAACTAGCAGGACTCTCTCTGGGGTTGGGCATTAGTCAGGCAGGAAACTGAGACCCCAGTGGTCCTGTGACAGAGCTTCAGAAGCCCtgtgcagagatggagaagctgcagcagctccatcagCCAGATACACCAAGGAAAAGGCAGATGAGCTGCTGGGAGTTTGTCACACAGCATTTAAAGTATAGTCTGTATATGGCTTCAGCTTTGTGTCACAACCTTTTCATACTAACAATGTTCAGACTCTGAGGACCTGGAATGACCCTTTGTCACTGTTGTATCCTAATGAGTGGACAAGCTGAGGACACACAGCTGAGTCGGGAAGAAGGCTAATCTGTGTTCCCCGCCTGCACATGACGTGATGCAGGTCAAACTTACCTTGTTGGCCATGAGACTGGAGGCAGAGCTGCAGTCTGAGGAGGACGTCTTCAATGGAAGAGGACACAAGAACCTGAGGACACCACAGAACAAACCAATACATTATGTCCTCAGTTCTGAGACATGTTTAACACCATGAGCAGTAAACGATTTAACCTGTGCATGTGATTCACATTCCTGCTGACTGAATCACATCGCCGATGTACACACTAACACCACACGCACTCGGAGATGACAGGGAGCTGGTAAACAGGATGTACACAGGTTTAacatacagacatttttattcagcctggaAATCAGAGCACCTGAGTTAGGGCTGCCCcattatagaaaaaaaaaaaatcatgattattttggtcattattgaaatcacaattattttgcatgattactcattgacttaattcaattcaattcaattcaattttatttgtatagcgccaaatcacaatacaaatcatctcaaggcactttacaaaaactaaaactaaaaacccaacaattcccttatgagcagcacttggcgacagtggagaggaaaaaactccctttaacggaagaaaaaaacctccagcagaaccgggctcagtttgggcggccatctgcctcgaccggaaATAGGAAATATATaacatttattaaacaaaatgaaccttaaaaacaaataatataaaatatattcaaatgcaTAAATAACATTGCTATTTATACTCTTCAGCAGTgcacagaagtgtgtgtgtctttaattGATGACTGTGTAGTGAAGGACGTTATGGGggttgtttgttgttctttgtgtttcttttttattagtattttttatcagtctgtgtttaaatttaGATGGTTAAAAAGATTTGTGGTGTTACCAAACGATGCCGACACCACCGCatagcaaatcttgcacataatattcaattcaattcaattttatttgtatagtgccaaatcacaatacaaatcatctcaaggcactttacaaaaacatgtgTTTTTGATCCACGTCCACCTCTttgaatccaaactgttccAAAACAATGGAATTGCTGCTAGgtcttttgttgaccaaagacttctatggctgctctctttccacCATGTTCACTCGTGCTGATCTTTAAATGCCTCCATATACCACATATGCAACTTGTTTCACCGacagtataggctgagagaGTTCCGGTTTCGGAGGGGCGAAAGTGGCCATGCGTATCATTACGAATGCAagccaaaataacttgaaaaacagaataatcgttttttttctcgattacatagtttttgtgacCGTTGAGACCCAAAATCGAAATTCAATTAACTGCACAGCTCTATCCTGAGTTGTAGTGAGAAAGAAGAACAATCAAACTGTGGAATCCAGAGTTTATGGGTGTGCTCTGTGACATTTTTGAGGATATTATAAATGTTGGATAAACTCTAAAAAGCTTTTATCCGTAGCCGAATGTTTAGTTTGTCTTCCTGTAACAAACTGCCACCCTCTGAAGACAAACAACAGGATCTCATCGGGTCCTGGGACTATCAACACAAACCTCTGACGGGACAAAACTGATTTTAGCTACATGTTTGCAGTGCAACAGAACCAGTGAGCCAAGTTGGGTTTAGAGTTGAACTCCACCTACTTGTCTATCTGTCCCGAGGTgacctccttcttcttcctggCGGGAGTAACATCAGTGGGACGCAGGTTTTCCTGGGACACGACAGGAGAGTTCTGCAGGACAAAATGAAGAGGAGTTTATCTTTAAGGGGGTGGGAGGCCGCATAAAAGGGCAGGGGAAACACTGAAAAGGAAATTGGCATTCACATATTGACTCCAGTGATAGAAACAAAGAACTAGGGCTGTCTGTAGCCAGCACTACTGGCTCAGAAGttttagaataaaacaaaacctaaaactTCAGAAACACTAACCAGCTGACTGCTGAGGAGTTTGGCCAGCCTCTcatcttcctccctcctcctcctttcctcctgcagcagctcctcctcctcagccaaCAGTCTCTGGATGAACTCCTCACtggctctcctctcctcctcatccagcACTCGCTTCTCCTCCGTTAGCTGAGAGGTAAGAGATACCGTCACACAAATCCAGGACTCAAACtaacatctgtttttatttgcagtttAGCTGTTGGTCATTTTAAACACCATTCACAGGCTCTGAAGGTGTGAATTCATTTTGTCCAGttaacactaaaaaaaaaaaaaaaaaaaaaaaaaaaaaaacttctgacAGTGCCAGTCCCTCAAACCATagcaaacaaatggaaaacagggGCTGAACTTACTTTAGTGACCTGCTCCTCATACTCCTGCCTCAGCTCTCCAGGCTGACTCACCCTGGGGAAACGCACTGAAACTACACAAGGCaagtcaaatttatttgtataacacctttcatacactacgcaattcaaaatgctttacagggcatataattacattaaaagcattgaaaagagcatctaaaaacgaagacatttaacataaaataaatttaaataaaataaagtaaattaaaataagacaaaaagcacattaagaaaacaaggatgaacagttattcgaaggcagcagtaaacaacagtgttttcagtcctgatttgaatgagctgacagtttgagcagacctcaggtgttcaggaagtttgttccacaagtgaggagcatagtgactgaatgctgcttcactttgtttggttctggttctgggaacacacagtagacctgtcccagatgacctgaggagtctggaaacctcatagggaactaatacatcttggaccacaaccatttagtgctttataaactagcaataagattttaaaatctatcctttgaccaacgggaagccagtgtagtgatctgagaactggtgtgatatggtccagtttcttggtgtttgtaaggactctggcagcattctggattagctgcagctgcctgattgacacacacacacacaggtgaacacCTGACAGCAGTTTCTATCACACCATaaacaaacatgcagtgtacagCAACACAGTGTTTGTCCAGGCTCAACATTGACTTTTACCCCTGCAGA contains these protein-coding regions:
- the rnf168 gene encoding E3 ubiquitin-protein ligase rnf168; its protein translation is MAPVSGVEVEGEASLVSHEGGRNGGPLSLDDCCCPVCLEIFMEPVTLPCTHTFCKSCFLESVDKATLCCPMCRKRVSTWARQNSRNNTLVNQQLWRQIQTCFPQQCQRRLAGQEAEDESAVSVRFPRVSQPGELRQEYEEQVTKLTEEKRVLDEEERRASEEFIQRLLAEEEELLQEERRRREEDERLAKLLSSQLNSPVVSQENLRPTDVTPARKKKEVTSGQIDKFLCPLPLKTSSSDCSSASSLMANKENVLFSQVESPLSKLDYYRPPTNRHQPPSLHPASVDDQTHRSHVISDGEPSSAKRKSSELEKMEEGVKITKRGCHSLPSPSSSASSSSSVEVGLLSMQGMTEQDAELLSRWQQEEEDRRLALLLQKELDQEDKLRATDRRKGSADAYLLRQNRGGKVETSSNTPIRGAKKTTKSSTISSPSLASSLNMTESPSTTPSSSKTGAKQTTLTKMFSTLSS